From a region of the Phormidium ambiguum IAM M-71 genome:
- a CDS encoding trypsin-like peptidase domain-containing protein — protein MSSNVSDSIVLITSSEPNRSRDFGTGFIIHRDEQAVYLLTCAHVVRDVGGAEKVMAGGLPATVIASGEKEGFDLAVLQVEGLWDKPRLTLCAVSEEETAFIIAGFYQFDPKSPPALRKIRGSLGEQISLASSDGRERVNAWDLKIEGEYYLQPGYSGSPVVNQTNGCVLGVATHLIGKGEKGLAISIEAIGKIWREMPDYLISKFLSSKQGNCAASSVYILPNTTVTNFVPFGQVNYNEAPNFVRDLKIDVPSVEAIHSSQPSDPKRVQKLKKSLAEALELLDEYEQQERLTTDPKTRRNGQVEQELLRQQIEKYEREIKKLGG, from the coding sequence ATGAGTTCAAATGTCTCGGACTCTATTGTTTTGATTACTAGCAGCGAACCGAATCGAAGTAGAGACTTTGGTACGGGATTTATTATCCATCGGGATGAACAGGCTGTTTACTTATTAACCTGCGCCCATGTCGTCAGGGATGTTGGGGGAGCCGAAAAGGTAATGGCAGGTGGACTTCCGGCAACAGTGATAGCTTCTGGTGAAAAGGAAGGTTTCGATTTAGCGGTTTTGCAAGTTGAGGGGTTATGGGATAAACCTCGATTAACTTTATGTGCAGTTAGCGAAGAAGAAACGGCTTTCATTATCGCTGGTTTTTATCAGTTTGACCCAAAAAGTCCCCCTGCTTTAAGAAAGATTAGAGGAAGTTTAGGGGAGCAAATCAGTTTAGCATCTAGTGATGGTCGCGAGCGAGTTAACGCCTGGGATTTGAAGATTGAGGGAGAATATTATTTACAACCTGGTTATAGTGGTTCTCCAGTGGTGAATCAAACAAATGGTTGTGTTTTAGGTGTAGCTACTCATCTAATTGGGAAGGGCGAAAAGGGTTTAGCAATTTCTATAGAAGCTATTGGTAAGATTTGGCGGGAAATGCCAGATTATCTAATTAGTAAGTTTTTATCTTCAAAGCAGGGAAACTGTGCGGCTTCCTCTGTCTACATTTTACCGAATACGACTGTTACTAACTTTGTGCCGTTTGGACAAGTTAACTATAATGAAGCTCCCAATTTTGTTCGCGATCTTAAAATTGATGTTCCATCTGTAGAAGCAATACATTCATCTCAGCCAAGCGACCCGAAGCGAGTTCAAAAGCTAAAGAAAAGTCTAGCAGAAGCTCTTGAGCTTCTTGATGAATACGAACAACAAGAGAGACTAACCACTGACCCTAAAACTCGCAGAAATGGACAGGTTGAACAGGAATTACTGCGACAGCAAATTGAGAAATATGAGCGAGAAATAAAAAAATTAGGAGGCTAA
- a CDS encoding LamG-like jellyroll fold domain-containing protein — MLSSVKKVPLNVVIDLPDFLPSSFLQAGVQPSNAVCRIAVYLSHKNFEEILQLLKEKYKEIENIIQDLDSRNEINAIFSIPDSISYEIFNTQSKLNFLEAIKILEKPENIEKLVRLNPIPIGTGFLVGATHILTNNHVIYSADMAVRCVAVFNYVEDALRNDLTIEYEFDAPSLIPEYDLDYTLIKLKHTNFKKPAGYEFGWINLIENDENILPGLESERVRKLREEFPEQKLKYFIDEKGDIPGDRVVIVQYPRGKAKTIVLSDNRVTKLFHNVLQYRADTDYGSSGSPVFNTKWELVALANQIVSKDDTSNLSSQKNNTQHKQKNFHQSGSISFPIEARAGQGIRICRIIEDLKKKSFNNPKLRSFIEDFVVTAEQINNPPLPCGLEFDGVSDYVALDGEIALASCATDPFYPDANGTIKLWNRSGVEIKTFPHDKVENLKFSHDGKVLASFGLTTDSLKLWKVEDGTLLKTLLEFEPEGITSVSFSPDSQILVSSTFLGTIKFWSVEDGTLLKTIEMEDYSTVSFIYDSKTLASANRNGIIKLWKLDESSLINTLTGNSSEIKSIILSPDGKILASANQDGTIKLWTIDAPTPFNTITGHSGSVLSIKFSPDGETLISAGEDYIVNIWSLDGRLISTVKLNDFGNKKFFIKSVYFSPSGKTLASINDGGIVKLWRIKDGTILRSFRHTVPSVNKDSILYSYFADVSFNPKFNQDLNIDDEENFGGSKAITIEAWINPLDGGGTIVSSVPGISQRESQSFSLSVKTRGRNLEKGKGTINFQVPLSNGETAWSVYVDINKFIHVAAVYDGSAIDGKQKIAIYIDGQKQEIYERQSSTSTSTNHNPVFPLIALVGASPEKYDLEQSFNNFFKGFIAEVRQWKVPRTEAQIKENMRRRLRGDEEGLVGYWRLEEGESDRVYNLASNGTALNNRYGIICGTKKWFRASQPPSLDLPFGTKFNEENDYIDCGKSNLDTPDAITVEAWVKHKFGNCLIVSRYSQEEGGYFLSWHNGKIRVKLQGKSISESTEIVTKDNAPTDYVWHHVAFTWDKNSQEVSIYIDGRQQNTVMIEGRYKTIFFEQQYKNIGLFTGSLDGLTSNLYIGRRETLETYANIAIAQVRLWNQARSQDQIKADMNRRIEYRLLNGDNQGLEGLIGYWRLDDGSQEQKVSSLNCKTSQSN, encoded by the coding sequence CGCTCAATGTAGTAATTGATTTACCAGATTTTTTGCCAAGCTCCTTTCTCCAAGCTGGAGTACAGCCAAGTAATGCCGTATGCCGAATAGCTGTATACTTATCTCATAAAAATTTCGAGGAAATTCTTCAATTACTTAAGGAAAAATATAAAGAAATTGAAAACATTATTCAAGATCTGGATAGTCGAAATGAAATCAATGCAATTTTTTCTATCCCTGATTCTATATCCTATGAAATTTTTAATACTCAATCTAAATTAAACTTTCTGGAGGCGATAAAAATACTAGAAAAACCTGAGAATATTGAGAAACTTGTCAGGTTAAATCCTATACCCATAGGAACTGGATTTTTAGTAGGAGCAACTCATATACTTACTAATAATCATGTCATTTATAGTGCAGACATGGCTGTTCGTTGCGTAGCAGTTTTTAATTATGTTGAAGATGCTTTAAGAAATGATTTAACAATAGAATATGAGTTCGATGCACCCTCTTTAATTCCTGAATACGATTTAGATTATACACTTATAAAATTAAAACATACAAATTTTAAAAAACCAGCTGGATATGAGTTTGGTTGGATTAATTTGATTGAAAATGATGAAAATATTCTTCCAGGGTTAGAATCTGAGCGAGTTAGAAAACTCAGAGAAGAGTTTCCCGAGCAAAAATTAAAATACTTCATTGATGAAAAAGGAGATATACCAGGAGATAGAGTTGTAATTGTTCAGTATCCAAGGGGAAAGGCAAAAACAATTGTACTTAGTGACAATAGAGTTACCAAGTTATTTCATAACGTTTTACAGTACAGAGCAGATACTGACTATGGTTCCTCTGGAAGCCCTGTATTTAATACAAAGTGGGAATTGGTAGCACTTGCTAACCAAATAGTTTCAAAAGATGATACCAGCAACCTATCAAGTCAAAAAAATAATACTCAACATAAGCAAAAAAACTTTCACCAAAGTGGAAGCATAAGCTTTCCTATTGAAGCTCGTGCTGGACAAGGGATAAGAATCTGCCGGATTATTGAGGATTTGAAGAAAAAAAGCTTTAATAACCCCAAACTTCGGAGTTTCATTGAAGACTTTGTTGTTACTGCTGAACAGATAAATAATCCACCCTTACCATGTGGGCTTGAGTTTGATGGGGTGAGCGATTATGTAGCTTTGGATGGAGAAATTGCTTTGGCATCCTGTGCTACTGACCCATTTTATCCTGATGCAAACGGTACTATTAAACTTTGGAATCGAAGTGGTGTAGAGATTAAAACCTTCCCTCATGATAAAGTGGAAAACTTAAAATTCAGCCATGACGGTAAAGTTTTAGCATCTTTTGGTTTAACAACGGATAGCCTAAAACTTTGGAAAGTAGAAGATGGTACTCTGCTTAAGACTCTGTTAGAGTTCGAGCCAGAGGGAATTACGAGCGTTAGCTTCAGTCCCGACAGCCAAATCTTGGTATCCTCCACTTTCCTTGGCACTATCAAGTTCTGGAGTGTAGAGGATGGCACTCTACTCAAAACTATAGAAATGGAAGACTACAGCACAGTTAGCTTCATCTATGATAGTAAAACTTTAGCATCTGCTAATAGAAATGGCATTATTAAACTTTGGAAATTAGATGAGAGTAGCTTAATAAACACACTAACTGGAAATAGTAGTGAGATTAAAAGTATTATATTAAGTCCCGATGGAAAAATTTTGGCATCTGCTAACCAAGATGGTACTATAAAACTCTGGACTATAGATGCTCCAACCCCGTTTAATACCATAACAGGTCATAGCGGTAGTGTTTTAAGTATCAAATTCAGTCCTGATGGCGAAACATTGATATCTGCTGGTGAAGATTACATTGTAAATATATGGAGTCTTGATGGGCGGTTAATTAGTACTGTAAAACTAAATGATTTTGGAAATAAAAAGTTTTTTATTAAAAGTGTTTACTTCAGCCCTAGTGGTAAAACTCTAGCATCGATTAATGACGGTGGTATTGTCAAGCTTTGGCGGATAAAGGATGGTACTATACTTAGAAGTTTCAGGCACACTGTTCCATCTGTTAATAAGGATAGTATATTATATTCCTATTTTGCTGATGTGAGCTTTAATCCAAAATTCAATCAAGATTTGAATATTGATGACGAGGAAAATTTTGGTGGATCTAAAGCTATCACGATAGAAGCTTGGATTAATCCTCTCGATGGAGGTGGCACAATTGTTAGCAGTGTACCAGGTATCTCTCAGAGAGAATCTCAGAGTTTTAGCTTAAGCGTTAAGACTCGCGGTAGAAATTTAGAAAAAGGAAAAGGAACTATAAATTTTCAAGTCCCTCTTTCTAACGGGGAAACCGCTTGGAGTGTTTATGTAGACATTAATAAATTTATTCATGTTGCTGCTGTTTATGACGGCTCTGCTATCGATGGCAAACAAAAGATAGCGATTTACATTGATGGTCAAAAGCAGGAAATTTATGAAAGACAGTCAAGTACTTCTACTTCAACCAATCACAATCCTGTCTTTCCTCTCATTGCCCTAGTTGGTGCCTCCCCGGAAAAATATGACCTTGAGCAAAGTTTTAATAATTTCTTCAAAGGTTTCATTGCTGAAGTGCGCCAGTGGAAAGTACCTCGTACTGAAGCTCAGATTAAGGAAAATATGCGTCGGCGCTTGAGGGGTGATGAAGAAGGGCTAGTTGGTTACTGGCGGCTTGAGGAAGGAGAAAGTGATAGAGTGTACAATCTTGCATCCAATGGCACAGCATTGAACAATCGCTACGGTATAATTTGTGGTACGAAGAAATGGTTTAGAGCATCACAGCCTCCATCATTAGACTTGCCATTCGGAACGAAATTTAATGAAGAGAACGATTATATAGATTGTGGCAAGAGCAACCTGGATACTCCTGATGCTATTACGGTTGAAGCATGGGTCAAGCATAAGTTTGGTAATTGCTTGATTGTTAGTCGTTATAGCCAAGAGGAGGGTGGTTATTTTCTGTCCTGGCATAATGGTAAAATTCGGGTCAAGTTACAAGGTAAAAGTATTTCTGAATCAACAGAAATTGTTACTAAAGATAATGCTCCTACCGATTATGTATGGCATCACGTTGCATTTACTTGGGATAAAAATTCACAAGAAGTTTCAATATACATCGATGGAAGGCAGCAGAATACTGTGATGATTGAAGGTAGGTATAAGACCATATTTTTTGAGCAACAATATAAAAATATAGGTCTTTTTACAGGTTCTCTAGATGGTTTAACTTCTAACCTCTATATTGGTCGTAGGGAAACTCTAGAAACTTATGCTAATATTGCGATCGCTCAAGTCCGCCTTTGGAATCAAGCTCGTAGTCAAGACCAAATTAAGGCAGATATGAACCGACGCATAGAGTATCGATTGCTCAATGGCGACAACCAAGGATTAGAAGGACTTATAGGTTATTGGCGACTGGATGACGGAAGTCAAGAACAAAAAGTCTCTAGCTTGAACTGCAAAACTTCACAGAGTAATTGA
- a CDS encoding CU044_2847 family protein, with translation MATKLIELEDGILVEVEVPEDQAKQISGSLADRVDSTFDKIRPVLVKTCRPIATAWKEINQEMQIEKAEVQIGFSFEGEGNLYVTKSKAGANLIVKMILIPKS, from the coding sequence ATGGCTACTAAGCTGATTGAATTAGAAGATGGCATATTGGTAGAAGTCGAAGTACCAGAAGACCAAGCCAAGCAGATTTCTGGTAGTCTCGCCGATCGCGTTGATTCAACCTTTGATAAAATCCGTCCCGTTCTGGTGAAAACCTGTCGTCCAATTGCTACCGCTTGGAAGGAAATTAATCAGGAGATGCAGATTGAAAAGGCAGAAGTTCAAATTGGCTTTAGTTTTGAAGGCGAGGGAAACCTCTACGTAACCAAATCTAAAGCCGGGGCTAACCTAATAGTAAAAATGATACTTATACCCAAGAGTTAA